One genomic region from Mauremys reevesii isolate NIE-2019 linkage group 7, ASM1616193v1, whole genome shotgun sequence encodes:
- the NICN1 gene encoding nicolin-1, whose amino-acid sequence MDPPAPSPGYGMGRPMATGPAPCTVRSPVTLQVGDVKTDLARPGVAVIDVVLPRAQPLDLQEIIFKNSYTAFLTVRVQQRRPCDVGRDGARKWVTCLWNHCLMPSPHTEAGSQDYFSLFRHQLLCDVDQVTAVRLILRQPSPVWLHFTLEELRLYPRDQQSLQTDFPSWLSHLAPQQQPENLHGGVPDPEKVSTEVQQLWVLTEMIRANQTAARIGRFDVDGCYDINLLSYT is encoded by the exons ATGGACCCGCCGGCGCCGAGCCCAGGATATGGAATGGG CCGCCCCATGGCGACCGGCCCAGCCCCGTGCACCGTCCGCAGCCCTGTGACGTTGCAGGTGGGAGACGTGAAGACGGACCTGGCTCGGCCTGGCGTGGCCGTCATCGATGTGGTCTTGCCCCGCGCCCAGCCCCTGGAT TTGCAGGAAATCATCTTTAAGAACTCCTACACGGCTTTCCTGACAGTGCGAGTGCAGCAGCGGCGCCCCTGTGATGTGGGGCGCGACGGCGCCAGGAAGTGGGTCACCTGCTTGTGGAATCACTGCCTGATGCCCAGCCCACACACAGAGGCTGGCTCCCAGGATTACTTCTCTCTCTTCAGGCATCAG TTGCTGTGTGATGTGGATCAGGTGACTGCCGTGCGATTGATTCTTCGCCAGCCCTCGCCCGTTTGGCTGCACTTCACCCTGGAGGAGCTGCGGCTCTACCCCAGGGACCAGCAG AGCCTGCAGACAGACTTCCCATCCTGGCTGTCCCATCtggccccccagcagcagccagaaaaCCTGCATGGG GGTGTCCCCGACCCGGAAAAGGTGTCTACAGAAGTCCAGCAGCTGTGGGTACTAACGGAAATGATCCGCGCCAACCAGACGGCAGCCCGAATCGGGCGTTTTGAC GTGGATGGTTGTTACGACATCAATCTGCTCTCCTACACCTGA